A stretch of DNA from Gasterosteus aculeatus chromosome 7, fGasAcu3.hap1.1, whole genome shotgun sequence:
TACCTGGGCGCATGCTCGCTCCCTAATCTGGAAGCCAAAGCTCCTGACCTGCCACTCAACACGGATTTCCCTGGCATGGGAGCAACAGGAGTGTACAACGGCGCAGGGCCCGCACTCGACTCCGCTCACTGTAACAGCTTTGACTTTGAAGTGGCAGACTCTGATTTTGATGGTTTTGATTGTGGTGGATTTAGTTTCTGATGATGTACTGGAGACGCAATGGATGAAGGTAGTTTTAATAATGGTGTAAAAGTATGTGAAGCGTCATCATGATTAGTCAGAATGAGTAACCATAGGACGGCCTCCAATTCAATATGTTTTTTCAGGACAAAGATGCTATGAAATGAAATTTTCTGCAGAAATAACTGTGTTTACAACCTGTGTTGGTTTCTGTAGCTAGTTTCCCCATCAACAACAACtgtatatatttccttttacATATCCAACccatttagattttatttaaaaaacttgttttgttGGTTCCTTCTCAGGTTGCTCTCTGCTTACTGTCTCCAGAATGTTATTGTTGACGTCGAAGACTATgtccatatatttaaaaagtccGTGCATCAACTTCCCTCCCCGGGATAACTGAGAACCCAAACCGTGATCAACAATCTAAAGCCCTATTTGCACGTCACCAGTAATTCCTGGTGACCTCTGCGATTTGTAAGATTACAGAGGTTGTCTGTAATCTTGCTCCTGTGCAAATCTGtcatgtaaaagtaaaaattaCACTGCAATTATCTTAAATTGTCCAATGAAGTCCAATCATGTAATTTCAAGAAtgctaaatataaaatgtttagtTTCAGTTAAAATCTGTTTCTGTACATCTTGTATCTAAATTAGGTTGAAAACGGATTCACATGTATGTCCATTGAGCTCATTTCACTTACATAAATAAAATCGATGTTTGGAAATTGTCAGTTCTACTTGTTTTCCCAAATACCGTTTTCATGCATTTAGTAACGCGCACACGTTACCCAGATTTTGGATCCCACTGCAAAGATGAACACTGAAagtcattttcaaaatgtgtataCCAGGAACCGGAAAATGTTTCTTGTGTAAAAATGATTAATACGGTAATAAATAAGTGAATGTGACACCGTGAATGTAAACGTCGATCAAAGAACAATCGaacgagggggggaggaggaggaggtggtggtagtggAGGATTGTTCTCTCGCCTCGTGTTTTtactctctgctgctctgtcaCTCCATCACAGCGCAGTTCCTGGTTCGGCGCAACGTTCAGCGGTAGAAGCAGCGGTAGCAGggccctccctctgtctctgcagaTAAATACTCGCAGCCTGCCTATTTCCAGGCATGGATGACGGTTGCACTCAGACATGGCACTGCGACATTACACCCTCGACTTCAAGCTCTCCGCGGCAGGTAAGGGGAGCGCGGTGAGCGGCGGAATGCAGCCGCCTCACTGAAATAACCGGGACTGCAACCGGCGCTGCATGCTAGCTAGCCGGCTAGCCCGCTAATAGCCGCTAGCCTGTCACTGTCCTTCAAAACAGTACCGCTGTATTGATTTTGATGAAACATCGCTGAGGATGGCACGTTGATATTTTTAAACAAGTTTGTTTTTGCAACAGCGGGTGATTGCGCGTGAAATGTCTAATGTCACTTCTGTTGTGTCAGacgttacgttttttttttttttttaagtttggggTCTATTCGGTCTCATTGCTGCGGCGAGGACACTCAATGGCCCATTGTGAATAAAGTGTGTTCGAGCCAGCACAGGAAGCTGCGCAATTACGCcatttttgtagttttctgacAAAAAAAGTTGAAGCTAATACGAGTTCAGTAACGTAAGTCCGTTGTCGGACTGCGGCCGAGCAGCTCAATGCTGCTGGTCTCAAAGTAGCAGTTACAGGTTTAAATATAGTCACCAGCTATGACGTATGCTATTAAGTTGTATGCTTATTATCAGTCCGTatataatacaattattaattTAACGTTAAATATCCAAAACATGAACAGATATATCAATACATGAATTATACATTCTACATTTTATGAATCGTTTTTGAAACGCACCCGATGCAAACTTAATAATTCTGTTTGTGTAAATAACAAACACTGGTATGACTTAAAAAGGAGAGCGAAATATCTAAAATTACGAAACTTTTAGAGACAAGGTGACTTTTAATTTGATAACAGATCCCTCagacaatattaaaataaaaagtaaataaaatgtacttgTTTATTTTGCAAGGACCATGCACACTAATCAACAGTTGTACTGTAccagatgtaaaaaaaattcaaaaggaAATTAATTAAAACTTTTAGACAAACGGACAGCAACTTCTACACAAAACCAATACACAGCAAAAAAGAAGAGCGTACGACAGACTAGAGCAACAAAAACGGTGCGTCAGGAAGAACAAACACACTTCCAGTAGAAGCACAAGTACACAGTACTACTGAAGCACATAACATacacagaggaaaacaaagacaacacgTCTAGGTGAGACCATAGATCTCTGTGGGTGAAGCAAGCAGGACAGACAGCACCTCAATCACCTGATTGGCAAGCAGCCCATCCTTCCGGTTGGGTTTGACGGTTTTGTAAGTGttctgtgtgcgtatgtgttgCTGCACAGCATTCCACGAGTGAGCTACACCTAATGTGGAATAAATAACTGATTAGCAACTGCTTTCTCAAGGATATTGGATGGGAAGCTTTGAGATGTGTCTATATTTAGCCGGCGCCTCTGCATCAAGACAAACTACGGCTACTATTGTGTGACGTAAACATTGTTGCATCGAAGGCTTTTGACATAATTGTGCATCAGTTAGGATAATTTGTCGAGGGGATTCAGATCGATTCGTTGCGTATCAGGAGGCCACGTCACTCACAACAGCAGGTTCTCTCATTCTCGTTGTTCTAAACTTCTCTCTCTTCCCAGTTGACTCCTCCTCGACAGTTCCTGATCTACTGTCCATATTTCACGAGCAGGAAATGACGGAGACTGTCCATGAAACAAATGGACATGGATACCTTGGCACTTTTGTAGGCAAGAATGGCTGGTAAGAGacccatttttattttattttatttcccacATAATTTCTTTGAGACTGACTAAAGCGTTTTGCTTTGTTAGGTAGTGTATTTAATTACATAGTCTTAGTTTCACATTCTGCacaaacatttgatttaaaaacgACCACATGGAACCTTTTCATCTTATGGTAAATAGCTGGAAATGGAGGTGCTGTTTACTGGCTTTTTTTGACAGGTCAATTTTGCTAAATGGCGTGTTGTATTTTATCTTCCCCACTTCCTTTCTCAGGCTTGCTATTCTGCGTGTACACTCGCATGGGTTGGTCACTGTTGATCTGCAGTGTTATGAAGAGGACGACTTTGCGCAAGTAGACAATGTAGGTGATTCAAAGCATACATGCACAACACTTTTCCATTTTCTAAAACTTCAAATTATCGCTTAATATTTTGTTTACTGTCCTCAGCTGTCCAAAAATAAACTGTTGGTAcaaatttattttgtatctgtACTGTTCTCTCTGAAAAGTACAACTGTGCCTTAATAGCTGTGGATTTGCAGCGAGCAAAACACAACGATTTATGGTTGTTGCATTGTCCCCTGCATTTAAATGTTGTCGCGAAAATATTTTCCCCACTAATCGACAAAGCTTGTCCCTCCACAGCTTTTAAATGCACTGGAATCTAAGCTGAAGGTGATCTTGAATGGCAATATAACAAGGATCAAAAGGTACGTTTCAGGAGGTTTATGGCTGGGCTCTTTTTCCATACAGAAATACAGTCGCGCTAATGTCTGTTTCATTGTGTTGTTGACACCAAGGCTCCCGGCCCTCGTACGGGGAGCAGAAGTTGACCGATACTGGCCCACAACTGACAACAGACTGGTCGAGTACGATATGGACCAGTTGGTGTATGAAGAAGATTCTGCATTTCAAAACATAAAGATACTGCACTCGCAGCAGTACGGAAATGCTCTCATACTGGATAATGACTTAAGTGAGTGTACACAACACTAAAATCCACGTCTCTCACAGAATGACCTGGAAATCAGGTCACCACGACTAATCACTAACCGGCTAATAATGGCCGGCCTGTTGATTTATATCCAGTTTAAACCCTTATTTTACCTTGCAGACCTGGCAGAGAGCGATTTAGCCTACACCCTGGCCATCATGGGTAGCGGCAGAGAGAATTATACTGGAAAAGAGGTGCTGATAttaggaggaggtgatggaggcaTCCTTTCTGAGATGGTCAAACAAAAGCCAAAGATGGTCACCATGTTGGATATATCCTTTGTTTGTTCTGGTGACTCCCCGAGGCAGTGTAGTGTTCTCTCACAGCTCCTTCTTGTATGTTTGGTTGTATATCTGCACTCAATTTATTAATCCTTTACAAAGTGTGCACATTGACCAGAAGGTGATTGACGCTTGCAAAAAGTACATGAGAGGCACCTGTGGAAATATCCTTGACAACCTGAAGGGAGACTGTTACCAAGTGAGTACTGAATTGAACTGTATTTGTTACTTTGTTAACTTGAGAGCAGCGTTGAGTTGATTCTGCTCGCCCTCTGCGCCACAGATACTAGTAGAGGACTGCGTCCCGGTGCTGAAGAAGTACGTCCAGGAAGGAAAGACGTTTGATTACGTGATCAACGACCTGACCGCAATCCCGATATCCATGGAGCCAGAAGAAGGTTtctgcattgtgttttttttcttgcatttcttTCTCTACCTAACGAGTGGCCACAAAATGCGTCTCAACCTGATTCTGAAACCGTGTGAACTGCTTGTCGTAGACTCTACGTGGGAGTTTCTGCGTCTCATCTTAGACCTGTCAATAAAGGTCCTGCATCCTTCGGGAAAATATTTAACACAGGTGGGTCACGCTGATTATGTTCTATTAGTGTAATAATCTAAACCCCAAGTGATCCTTCAAATTATCCTTCTTGGGTTAGTTTCCGTTTTCCTGTTGCGACAGGAACACAAACGGCAGTTTGTTTGTCATGTGACGTTGTTTTGCTCCTGGTCACCAGGGTAACGCCGAGAACATGACCGAGTCCCTGGGTCTGTACGAGGAACAGCTAGGGCGGCTCTCGTGCCCCGTGGGGTTTTCCAAAGAGGTGGTGTGTGTCCCCTCCTACTTGGAACAGTATCCTTGCATGGCCTCCACGGCCGGGATGTGCAGATGTTGTTGTGTAGCTCAAACAAGCGCACCACAATGACTCAACTCATTAAGAAAGGTTTTTCCATATCCTGTTAACTGTTGCTGTGCACGAACCTCTGAAAAGCTAGTGTCCTCATAACCGATCGAACCAAGTTCTGATAGGCTGGACCTGACCTGGTACTGTTCATTTTTGCCCACGGTTGTGTATGATCCCTAATTCGTTTGCGTCAGATGGGTTTTCTACTCCGTGTGGAAGAAGTGAGGACCTGCACATCTCTCCGCTTGAATCCCCAACAACTGGAATGTGAACGCTCGTCCCATTTCTGCTGGAGCCCTGAAGGTGCGTTCAGACTGAGTGTCGGAGGCATCACAAAGTTTGGATTTATACATTATGTGTGATTtcaaattgggggggggggggggggggggaaggggtcgACCCACAGAAATAAAGCAAATCTCTTACTGGGGTTCCAGTGTATAGGCCCATTTGTTCGAGAGCGGCCTCTGACTCACTGTAGCTAACGTCTGTACAACGACGGGCTGTTTGTGGTTAACAAAGCATGGATcgcaaaacacagcagcagacaaGTTAATGTGAATAAATCAAACTTTGCATTCAGTCTGAGCAAATCTAAAGGGTACGATGGCGGGTCCCACCCCCACCTCTTCCAAACCCCGATCTACCATAATCTAACTTCTCTCCCTTCTTGTTTTAGTTGTTTTACTGTTGTGTGCTG
This window harbors:
- the sms gene encoding spermine synthase produces the protein MALRHYTLDFKLSAAVDSSSTVPDLLSIFHEQEMTETVHETNGHGYLGTFVGKNGWLAILRVHSHGLVTVDLQCYEEDDFAQVDNLLNALESKLKVILNGNITRIKRLPALVRGAEVDRYWPTTDNRLVEYDMDQLVYEEDSAFQNIKILHSQQYGNALILDNDLNLAESDLAYTLAIMGSGRENYTGKEVLILGGGDGGILSEMVKQKPKMVTMLDIDQKVIDACKKYMRGTCGNILDNLKGDCYQILVEDCVPVLKKYVQEGKTFDYVINDLTAIPISMEPEEDSTWEFLRLILDLSIKVLHPSGKYLTQGNAENMTESLGLYEEQLGRLSCPVGFSKEVVCVPSYLEQWVFYSVWKK